The Magnolia sinica isolate HGM2019 chromosome 10, MsV1, whole genome shotgun sequence genome includes a window with the following:
- the LOC131258141 gene encoding nuclear transcription factor Y subunit B-6-like: MERGAFHGYQRLHKSSSGTKISDPDTPPKQRATFDDNPDRDSVCTVREQDRFMPIANVIRIMRKVLPTHAKISDDAKETVQECVSEYISFITSEANERCQREQRKTITAEDVLWAMSKLGFDDYIEPLCAYLHRYREIEGDHRGSVRGDPLLPRRAMDMGPLAAAAYGPAFHMGHHQGLFGMGMGGYFRDGTGTSSSQAAMAGYDPYAAYK; the protein is encoded by the coding sequence GGACAAAGATCTCGGACCCTGACACTCCTCCAAAGCAGCGTGCAACATTTGATGACAACCCGGACCGCGATAGCGTCTGCACTGTCCGTGAGCAGGACCGCTTCATGCCCATCGCGAATGTGATACGCATCATGCGCAAGGTCCTCCCAACACATGCCAAGATCTCCGATGATGCCAAGGAGACAGTGCAGGAGTGCGTCTCCGAGTACATCAGCTTCATCACCAGCGAGGCCAACGAGAGGTGCCAGCGTGAGCAGCGCAAGACGATCACTGCAGAGGACGTGCTGTGGGCCATGAGCAAGCTCGGGTTCGATGACTACATTGAGCCCCTATGCGCGTATCTTCATCGATACCGCGAGATAGAGGGTGACCACCGAGGCTCAGTAAGGGGTGATCCACTGCTGCCCAGGCGGGCCATGGACATGGGACCACTGGCGGCGGCGGCGTATGGGCCGGCATTTCACATGGGACATCATCAGGGGCTGTTTGGAATGGGAATGGGTGGTTATTTCAGGGATGGAACAGGTACAAGCTCCTCACAAGCAGCAATGGCTGGGTATGATCCATACGCTGCTTACAAGTAA